A single Aspergillus chevalieri M1 DNA, chromosome 3, nearly complete sequence DNA region contains:
- a CDS encoding beta-glucosidase (CAZy:GH3;~COG:G;~EggNog:ENOG410PIQB;~InterPro:IPR017853,IPR019800,IPR036962,IPR002772, IPR036881,IPR026891,IPR013783,IPR001764;~PFAM:PF14310,PF00933,PF01915;~SECRETED:SignalP(1-20);~go_function: GO:0004553 - hydrolase activity, hydrolyzing O-glycosyl compounds [Evidence IEA];~go_process: GO:0005975 - carbohydrate metabolic process [Evidence IEA]), with translation MKVLSPLVSVALAQSTLCAAQGYTNESEVPYYGLSPPIYPSPVGNGTTSNAWKNAYQHAKAIVAKLTLEEKVNVTGGFDGPCVGNSGAVPRLSIPSLCFQDAPDGIRGQEFASAFPAGIHVAATWDRSLMYQYGNALGKEYHDKGIHVALGPVAGPLGRIARGGRNWEGLSADPYLAGAGMGAITRGIQDAGVIASAKHWLLNEEEWRRNPGELGESESSNADDRTIHELYAFPFMDSLRDGVGSVICSYQRVNNSYACQNSKLLNGILKTELGFEGFVVSDWEGQHAGVASANAGLDIVMPDQGFWGDNLTEAVNNGSVSTDRINDMATRILASWYYLDQNKDYPSNGVYANDEKHDPVDVQGDHASLIREIGAAGIVLVKNTNNTLPFTNSTRFLSVYGYDATLPPSPWENPSRYGGGYEVNFGWNTFNGTLVTGGGSGGSTPPYVVSPIQAIQERIARDRGTLRWDFWSENPTPAYVNSDACLVFINAYASESFDRETLQDEFSDNLVKNVASNCTNTIVVIHSAGIRTVDTWITNPNITAVLFAGLPGQESGHSVTDVLYGETSPSGRLPYTIAKNESDYRHLLNSTISFDAFPQVNFTEGLYIDYRYFDKEEIEPRFEFGFGLTYSTFGYKGLRVVATRAKNGSSSTAELPDFGIPIVQGGHPQLWDELYTVTAAITNTGNVTASEVPQLYVSIPNAPVRQLRGFEKVSLKAGQTKTVKFPLTRRDLSIWDVEVQQWRLQKAEYGVFVGASSRDFRLEGSFKIQ, from the exons ATGAAGGTGCTCTCACCATTGGTCTCGGTTGCTCTCGCGCAGAGCACTTTGTGCGCGGCTCAAGGGTATACCAATGAGTCGGAGGTGCCGTACTATGGTCTTAGTCCACCGATTTATCCGTCTC CCGTCGGAAACGGAACAACCAGTAATGCCTGGAAAAACGCGTACCAACACGCCAAAGCCATCGTGGCCAAGTTGACGCTCGAAGAGAAAGTCAACGTCACCGGTGGCTTTGACGGCCCATGTGTCGGTAACAGTGGCGCGGTCCCTCGTCTGTCGATTCCCTCACTCTGTTTCCAGGATGCGCCTGACGGAATCCGCGGCCAGGAGTTCGCCTCTGCGTTCCCTGCGGGTATTCACGTCGCGGCGACATGGGACCGCTCGTTGATGTATCAGTACGGAAATGCTCTAGGAAAAGAGTATCATGATAAAGGGATTCATGTTGCCTTGGGCCCTGTCGCGGGTCCGCTTGGTAGAATCGCTAGGGGAGGTCGCAACTGGGAAGGTCTGAGTGCGGATCCGTACCTTGCTGGGGCGGGAATGGGAGCGATCACAAGAGGTATTCAAGACGCTGGTGTGATTGCTTCTGCGAAGCATTGGTTGCTAAACGAAGAGGAATGGAGACGGAACCCTGGTGAGCTTGGGGAGTCGGAGAGTTCGAATGCTGATGACCGGACTATCCATGAGCTATACGCTTTTCCTTTCATGGACTCTTTGAGAGATGGTGTCGGCAGTGTGATTTGTTCATACCAGCGCGTGAACAACTCGTACGCGTGCCAGAACTCGAAGCTGTTGAACGGTATCCTGAAGACAGAACTTGGATTCGAAGGCTTCGTGGTCAGTGACTGGGAGGGACAACACGCGGGTGTCGCATCAGCCAACGCAGGACTGGACATCGTCATGCCAGACCAAGGTTTCTGGGGCGACAACCTCACCGAAGCCGTCAACAACGGTAGTGTCAGCACAGACCGCATTAACGATATGGCCACCCGGATTCTGGCAAGCTGGTACTATCTCGACCAGAACAAAGACTACCCATCAAATGGCGTCTACGCCAACGACGAGAAGCACGATCCCGTCGACGTCCAAGGCGACCACGCCTCTCTGATCCGCGAAATCGGTGCTGCAGGCATTGTCCTTGTCAAGAATACCAACAATACCCTCCCCTTCACAAACTCTACCCGCTTCCTGAGTGTCTACGGCTACGACGCCACTCTTCCGCCATCGCCCTGGGAAAACCCATCTCGTTACGGTGGTGGGTATGAGGTGAACTTCGGCTGGAACACTTTCAACGGCACGTTGGTTACTGGTGGTGGTTCCGGGGGCAGCACGCCTCCGTACGTGGTGAGCCCTATTCAAGCGATTCAGGAACGGATTGCTCGGGATCGTGGAACGTTGCGGTGGGATTTCTGGTCCGAGAATCCTACCCCAGCGTATGTGAACAGTGATGCATGTCTCGTGTTCATTAATGCGTATGCATCGGAAAGCTTCGACCGCGAGACTCTCCAAGATGAATTCAGCGACAATCTCGTCAAGAACGTCGCCAGCAACTGCACCAACACCATCGTCGTGATCCACTCAGCCG GAATCCGTACAGTCGATACCTGGATAACCAACCCCAACATAACAGCCGTCCTCTTCGCTGGCCTCCCCGGCCAAGAAAGCGGCCACTCCGTAACCGATGTGCTCTACGGCGAAACGTCCCCGTCCGGCCGCCTGCCCTACACAATCGCCAAGAACGAGTCTGACTACAGACACCTGCTTAACTCGACCATCTCCTTCGACGCGTTTCCGCAGGTGAACTTCACAGAGGGTTTGTATATTGATTATCGGTATTTTGATAAGGAGGAGATCGAGCCGCGGTTCGAGTTTGGGTTCGGGCTTACGTATTCAACGTTTGGGTATAAAGGGTTGAGGGTTGTGGCTACAAGGGCGAAGAATGGGAGCAGCAGTACGGCTGAGCTACCGGATTTTGGGATTCCGATAGTGCAGGGTGGCCATCCGCAGCTGTGGGATGAGTTGTACACTGTGACGGCGGCTATTACGAACACCGGTAATGTCACAGCGTCTGAAGTCCCGCAGTTATACGTCTCCATTCCCAACGCCCCTGTTCGGCAGTTGAGAGGGTTCGAGAAGGTCTCCTTGAAGGCCGGGCAAACGAAGACTGTTAAGTTCCCGTTGACGAGAAGGGACTTGAGTATCTGGGATGTGGAGGTGCAGCAGTGGAGATTGCAGAAGGCGGAGTACGGGGTGTTTGTGGGGGCTAGTAGTAGGGATTTTAGGTTGGAGGGGTCGTTTAAGATTCAGTGA
- the culA gene encoding cullin culA (COG:D;~EggNog:ENOG410PFP9;~InterPro:IPR036317,IPR001373,IPR036388,IPR019559, IPR036390,IPR016159,IPR016158;~PFAM:PF10557,PF00888;~go_function: GO:0031625 - ubiquitin protein ligase binding [Evidence IEA];~go_process: GO:0006511 - ubiquitin-dependent protein catabolic process [Evidence IEA]), producing the protein MPALMPQTPHKDDVDETWTFLEKGINSVMLNLDQGVDMKTYMALYTAVHDFCTSQKAVSSGQGLQAHRGAHLLGEELYRLLGEYLSRHLDAVYKESESHAEEALLVFYIREWDRYTTAAKYINHLFRYLNRHWVKREIDEGKKNVYDVYTLHLVKWKDDFFLKVHAKVMEAVLNLIEKQRNGETIEQSQIKSIVDSFVSLGLDENDSTKSTLEVYRFYFEKPFIAATRVYYENESRQFVAENSVVEYMKKAEARLDEEKARVGLYLHPDITKHLTDTCLEVLVTAHSDLLRDEFQVLMDNERQDDLARMYRLLSRIKDGLDPLRTKFETHVRKAGLAAVEKVAADGENFEPKMYVDALLQVHTRYQNLVNEAFNGESEFVRSLDNACREFVNRNKVCKASSTKSPELLARYTDSLLKKGSKATEESELEEMLVQIMTVFKYIEDKDVFQKFYSKMLAKRLVHVSSVSDDAETSMISKLKEACGFEYTNKLQRMFQDIQISKDLNASYKDWQDKVLDDDDRKKLVDSHFQILGTGFWPLNPPSTDFLAPPEIVKTAERFQNFYFDKHSGRKLTWLWQLCKGEIKANYIKNAKVPYTFQVSTYQMGILLLFNENDTLKYEDIQNSTSLAPDMLQPNLSILLKAKVLLASPEGSKPGPGTSFSLNHNFKNKKIKVNLNIQIKSEQKTESDDTHKTVEEDRKLLLQSAIVRIMKSRKKMKHVQLVQEVIQQVKARFPPKIPDIKKNIEALMEKDYIERLEGDEISYIA; encoded by the exons ATGCCTGCGTTAATGCCTCAAACGCCTCACAAGGATGACGTTGATGAAAC ATGGACATTCTTGGAGAAGGGGATCAATAGTGTCATGCTGAACTTGGATCAAGGGGTGGATATGAAGACT TACATGGCATTATACAC TGCCGTCCATGATTTTTGCACATCACAAAAAGCAGTTAGCAGTGGTCAGGGTCTACAAGCACACCGTGGCG CCCATCTTCTGGGCGAGGAGCTGTATAGGCTATTAGGGGAGTACCTCTCGCGTCATCTCGACGCGGTTTACAAAGAGTCCGAGAGCCATGCCGAAGAAGCCCTACTGGTATTTTACATCCGCGAGTGGGACCGCTACACAACAGCCGCCAAGTACATCAACCATCTCTTCCGGTACCTCAACCGTCACTGGGTGAAGCGAGAGATTGATGAGGGCAAGAAGAATGTGTACGATGTATACACCTTGCACCTTGTCAAGTGGAAGGATGACTTCTTCTTGAAGGTCCACGCAAAGGTCATGGAGGCTGTGTTAAACTTGATCGAGAAGCAACGAAATGGCGAAACGATCGAACAATCGCAGATCAAAAGTATCGTCGACTCATTCGTCTCGCTCGGTTTGGATGAGAATGATAGCACCAAGTCGACTCTGGAAGTCTACCGGTTCTACTTCGAGAAGCCGTTTATCGCTGCTACGAGAGTCTACTACGAGAATGAGTCGCGTCAGTTCGTTGCGGAGAACAGCGTGGTTGAATACATGAAGAAAGCGGAAGCTCGTCTTGATGAAGAAAAGGCACGCGTTGGTCTATACTTGCACCCTGACATTACGAAACACCTCACCGACACCTGTCTGGAAGTCCTTGTCACAGCCCACTCAGACCTATTGCGGGATGAGTTCCAGGTCCTTATGGACAACGAGCGTCAGGATGATCTGGCTCGGATGTATCGACTCTTGTCGCGGATAAAAGATGGATTGGATCCCCTGCGGACCAAGTTCGAGACTCACGTGCGGAAAGCCGGTTTGGCTGCAGTGGAAAAGGTTGCTGCGGACGGCGAGAACTTCGAGCCCAAGATGTACGTTGATGCGCTGCTACAGGTACACACCAGATACCAGAATCTGGTTAACGAAGCATTCAACGGTGAATCTGAGTTCGTTCGGTCCTTGGATAATGCCTGCCGGGAGTTTGTCAATCGGAACAAGGTCTGCAAAGCCAGTTCGACAAAGTCACCAGAATTGTTGGCTCGTTACACCGATTCATTACTTAAGAAAGGGTCGAAGGCAACGGAGGAATCCGAGCTGGAGGAGATGCTGGTGCAAATCATGACTGTCTTCAAATATATCGAAGACAAAGATGTTTTCCAGAAATTCTATTCCAAGATGCTCGCTAAGCGTCTGGTGCATGTCAGTTCGGTGTCTGATGACGCGGAAACTAGCATGATCAGCAAGCTTAAGGAAGCCTGTGGTTTCGAATATACCAATAAGCTGCAGCGCATGTTCCAGGATATTCAGATCTCCAAGGATCTTAATGCTAGCTACAAGGACTGGCAGGACAAGGTCCttgacgacgacgaccgtAAGAAGCTGGTGGACTCTCATTTCCAGATTCTGGGAACCGGTTTCTGGCCACTTAATCCGCCATCGACGGATTTCCTCGCGCCACCGGAGATCGTCAAAACCGCCGAGCGGTTCCAGAACTTCTACTTTGACAAGCATAGTGGTCGGAAGCTGACTTGGCTTTGGCAACTCTGCAAAGGCGAGATCAAAGCCAACTACATCAAGAATGCCAAGGTGCCATACACCTTCCAGGTGTCGACATACCAGATGGGCATTCTCTTGCTCTTCAACGAGAATGACACTCTGAAATATGAGGACATTCAGAACTCTACTTCCCTTGCACCTGACATGCTCCAACCTAATCTTAGTATCCTCCTGAAAGCCAAAGTTCTCCTTGCCAGCCCCGAAGGATCCAAACCGGGCCCGGGGACATCCTTTTCCTTGAACCACAACttcaagaacaagaagatcaAGGTCAACCTGAACATTCAGATCAAATCGGAGCAGAAGACCGAGTCGGACGATACGCACAAGACAGTCGAGGAGGATCGGAAGCTGTTGCTTCAG TCTGCGATTGTCCGTATCATGAAGTCGCGCAAGAAGATGAAGCACGTGCAACTCGTCCAAGAAGTAATTCAGCAGGTCAAGGCCCGCTTCCCGCCCAAGATCCCGGATATCAAGAAAAACATCGAGGCTCTTATGGAGAAAGATTATATCGAGCGTCTGGAAGGCGACGAGATCTCGTACATCGCTTGA
- a CDS encoding cupin domain-containing protein (COG:S;~EggNog:ENOG410PP4R;~InterPro:IPR014500,IPR014710,IPR011051,IPR013096;~PFAM:PF07883), with product MFRSPSEVRVTSRQIPKWERIPNTSIQSKPLLIYHGAFNASPSELKSHFESVGEVEPQWVYGMFPQSHFHSTTHEVLGVVSGSARLCFGGEGNPGRFEPTVKKGDLMIVPAGVSHRLLDELENFKMVGAYPKNKEWDMCYGKQGEEEKVKDFERVDWFHQDPLFGADGPALHV from the coding sequence ATGTTCAGGTCTCCATCTGAGGTCCGAGTCACCTCTCGTCAAATTCCCAAATGGGAGCGCATCCCCAATACCTCCATCCAATCCAAGCCCCTCCTTATCTACCACGGAGCGTTCAATGCCTCGCCATCTGAGCTGAAGTCCCATTTTGAAAGCGTCGGGGAAGTCGAGCCGCAATGGGTGTACGGCATGTTCCCTCAGTCACACTTCCACTCCACGACGCATGAAGTCCTAGGGGTTGTTTCGGGGAGTGCTCGTCTGTGTTTTGGTGGTGAAGGGAATCCGGGTAGGTTCGAACCAACGGTCAAGAAGGGAGATTTGATGATTGTTCCAGCTGGTGTTAGCCATCGACTTCTTGATGAGTTGGAGAACTTTAAGATGGTTGGTGCGTATCCAAAGAATAAGGAATGGGATATGTGTTATGGgaaacaaggagaagaagagaaggtcAAGGATTTTGAAAGGGTTGATTGGTTTCATCAGGACCCTTTGTTTGGCGCAGATGGGCCGGCGTTGCATGTTTGA
- a CDS encoding phospholipase D regulator (COG:S;~EggNog:ENOG410PJ0T;~InterPro:IPR037737;~TransMembrane:4 (o247-267i279-301o321-339i371-396o)): MAHDEHNPNSQDPISGDALENQVLEEKSSAERRTGSPDESRNGHDHNALPVEFPSHERNINDSKNGDSHSFVPSSTGLRVSENLNAEEGKSDHQFGFKPRTIPAWIRSVEYEEDETDAGVTSRLLPSQPDDAIIAQHNHSPYTASRPNYSYSEQADGIYVEKSTTPRRESRWQTFSRSIAYPREEGVEEELVTEDWLNENHGDYSQPWRGELEESQDAEDPLKKDRRREMWFKRFHNTLLQSPIVPLIFRLTVWCFSLIALALGGSIQHMSSEYIHPQGPSALMAIIVDAVALVYLVYITFDEYTSKPLGLRSPSAKARLILLDIFFIVFDSANLSLAFESLSTVRGSCTFAEVNQEITPKNDAICDRQKALASVLLIALVAWLTTFAISVLRYAFPNHKTCMVFLTFHPKQARQEGYSSVKLLILGPELRAIFHRIYFPSFLV; encoded by the exons ATGGCGCATGATGAGCACAATCCGAACTCTCAAGATCCGATCTCTGGTGACGCCTTGGAAAATCAAGTGTTAGAAGAGAAATCATCTGCAGAACGGAGGACAGGATCGCCGGATGAGTCGCGCAACGGGCATGACCATAACGCTCTCCCCGTTGAATTTCCTTCTCACGAACGTAACATTAACGATAGCAAAAATGGCGACAGCCATTCCTTTGTACCGTCTTCCACCGGGTTGCGAGTGTCAGAGAATTTGAACGCTGAAGAGGGAAAGAGCGACCATCAATTTGGATTTAAACCACGGACTATACCAG CATGGATTCGATCAGTTGAatatgaagaagatgagacaGACGCCGGTGTCACATCGCGACTCCTCCCTTCGCAACCCGACGATGCTATTATCGCTCAACATAATCACTCGCCGTATACAGCTTCAAGACCTAATTACAGTTATTCTGAGCAAGCGGACGGCATCTATGTCGAAAAATCTACCACACCGCGTCGCGAATCTCGTTGGCAAACATTCTCCAGATCGATAGCATATCCTCGTGAAGAaggcgttgaagaagagctcGTGACAGAGGATTGGTTAAACGAGAACCATGGCGACTATTCTCAACCATGGCGAGGCGAGCTCGAGGAAAGCCAAGATGCAGAAGACCCTTTGAAAAAGGATCGTCGCAGAGAAATGTGGTTCAAGCGCTTCCATAACACGCTCTTGCAGAGTCCGATAGTGCCTCTCATTTTCCGACTGACTGTTTGGTGTTTCTCGCTGATTGCTCTTGCGCTTGGAGGATCTATACAGCACATGTCAAGCGAATATATCCATCCCCAGGGCCCGTCAGCTCTTATGGCAATTATCGTCGATGCAGTCGCCTTGGTGTACCTCGTGTACATCACCTTTGACGAATACACCTCAAAGCCGCTGGGCCTGCGTTCTCCATCGGCCAAAGCACGACTTATTCTTTTGGATATCTTCTTTATCGTTTTTGACTCAGCGAATCTCAGTTTGGCATTCGAGTCTTTGTCAACAGTGAGGGGCTCCTGTACATTTGCAGAGGTCAATCAAGAAATTACTCCTAAGAATGATGCGATCTGTGACCGACAAAAGGCATTGGCTTCTGTTTTGCTGATAGCTTTAGTGGCATGGCTGACTACGTTTGCAATCAGCGTTCTCAGGTATGCATTTCCAAACCATAAAACTTGTATGGTCTTTCTGACTTTCCATCCCAAACAGGCTCGTCAAGAGGGTTACTCCAGCGTGAAGCTGTTGATTTTAGGCCCCGAATTGCGTGCTATATTCCATCGCATCTAtttcccttcttttcttgtctaA
- a CDS encoding mitochondrial K+-H+ exchange-related family protein (BUSCO:EOG092653VU;~COG:S;~EggNog:ENOG410PM3N;~InterPro:IPR018786;~PFAM:PF10173;~TransMembrane:1 (n3-10c17/18o129-157i)) produces the protein MRLFLVPISTRRALIYSQPLSKNLSQKLSITDRITNKAAETWAKWEEADRGWKKHLVSWGNSVQQRIPFEEWGLKSVPSLNAQRRLSQSDADKKVDVLFPGNAIRREKLRPVLQAIAVGRQNLHRNKMWWSFIIAPLTAPIALLPVIPNIPFFYLVYRGWSHWRALNGSKHLEFLIKKDLLNPVPYPALEQLYAERVSGALKTTHAEKSAPDVVENSDDKLLLEMSDAKQLATILDAPELALEAERAIVQVEQQLNAQQGRHNADSPKKDS, from the exons ATGCGCCTCTTCCTCGTTCCGATCTCGACGAGACGAGCTCTGATCTATTCCCAGCCATTGAGCAAGAATCTCTCGCAAAAGCTATCGATAACTGATCGGATTACCAATAAAGCTGCGGAGACATGGGCCAAGTGGGAGGAAGCCGACAGAGGTTGGAAGAAGCATCTCGTGTCTTGGGGGAATAGCGTGCAACAACGCATACCATTCGAAGAATGGGGACTCAAAAGCGTTCCGTCTCTAAATGCCCAGCGCCGGCTCAGCCAATCGGACGCAGATAAGAAGGTGGATGTACTGTTTCCGGGAAATGCAATTCGGCGAGAGAAGCTTCGTCCGGTTCTGCAGGCCATTGCAGTAGGGCGTCAGAACTTGCATAGGAACAAGATGTGGTGGAGCTTTATCATAGCTCCTTTGACGGCGCCCATTGCGTTGCTTCCAGT GATACCCAATATTCCGTTCTTTTATCTCGTTTACAGGGGATGGTCGCACTGGCGAG CACTGAACGGCTCTAAGCATCTGGAGTTCCTCATCAAGAAGGATCTCTTGAACCCTGTACCTTATCCCGCACTCGAACAATTATACGCTGAGCGTGTCTCGGGTGCCCTTAAGACCACTCATGCTGAGAAATCAGCCCCAGACGTCGTGGAGAATAGCGACGACAAACTGCTACTTGAAATGTCTGATGCTAAGCAATTGGCTACGATACTTGATGCGCCAGAGCTTGCATTGGAAGCGGAACGAGCAATTGTGCAAGTCGAGCAGCAGCTGAATGCACAGCAAGGGAGACACAATGCCGACTCACCTAAGAAGGACTCTTGA
- a CDS encoding uncharacterized protein (COG:S;~EggNog:ENOG410PYDA), translated as MMAGKSNDRGLMPLSASPSCSPRRSEDSQPRTDISNTFSDTVKLEVVRLSGANCWSCLNNDPEFAHVVAQKDGQAHYWIQAGLFPFSFKAAINCIPLCSSCHCAFDRSYDPCWVFLPTDLNFFIRHEIEDQLRRAQVGSPSGRIVPTVKKYHDHLALKGLVSHNATGGLYRGYYLENFLHDGYTPVNFLEFLTTSKPWHGHPLAAIRRGIAILGSARCYALDRTTIDELTTLRRLYFDDKNLIDKKLVQLYHLPPADHKRKRSDDESDHNDRKKLATDKDNHGTAQNVQDAQNSRDVENAQDAHHVYSLAEVSGLDVGVHTDVYASTEWVFGPSATGNDAINRFAPLLQSTDVIKLLS; from the exons ATGATGGCAGGTAAATCGAACGACCGGGGTCTGATGCCTCTGTCTGCTTCCCCCTCCTGCTCCCCTCGTCGCTCTGAAGATTCACAACCTCGAACAGACATTTCGAACACGTTCAGTGACACCGTCAAGCTCGAGGTTGTCCGCTTATCTGGTGCGAATTGTTGGAGTTGTTTGAACAACGACCCTGAATTCGCCCATGTTGTTGCACAGAAAGATGGTCAA GCCCATTATTGGATCCAAGCCGGTCTGTTCCCGTTTTCATTCAAAGCAGCGATCAACTGTATTCCGCTTTGTTCTTCCTGCCATTGTGCTTTCGACCGCTCCTATGACCCCTGCTGGGTGTTCCTTCCGACGGATTTGAACTTCTTCATACGACACGAAATTGAAGATCAGCTGCGCCGTGCCCAGGTTGGTTCACCATCTGGCCGAATCGTCCCAACCGTCAAGAAGTACCATGATCACCTCGCCTTAAAAGGCCTAGTGTCGCACAACGCAACTGGTGGACTGTATCGTGGTTACTACCTGGAAAATTTCCTCCACGATGGGTACACCCCCGTCAACTTTCTCGAATTTCTTACTACCTCCAAGCCGTGGCACGGACACCCATTGGCTGCGATTCGACGAGGGATCGCCATATTAGGAAGTGCCCGCTGTTATGCACTTGACCGCACCACGATAGATGAATTAACCACGCTGCGCCGTTTGTATTTCGATGACAAAAATCTCATTGATAAGAAACTTGTGCAATTGTACCACCTTCCGCCCGCTGACCacaagagaaagaggagcgATGATGAGTCCGACCATAATGATCGCAAGAAGCTCGCCACCGACAAAGACAATCACGGAACCGCCCAGAACGTCCAGGATGCCCAGAATTCCCGGGACGTTGAGAATGCCCAGGACGCACATCATGTCTACTCTCTAGCTGAGGTTTCGGGCCTGGATGTAGGCGTTCATACCGATGTCTATGCCAGTACCGAATGGGTTTTTGGACCCAGTGCTACAGGAAATGATGCGATCAACCGATTTGCGCCATTGCTACAATCCACGGACGTCATCAAGCTGCTTAGCTGA